One window from the genome of Paramisgurnus dabryanus chromosome 20, PD_genome_1.1, whole genome shotgun sequence encodes:
- the chst3a gene encoding carbohydrate sulfotransferase 3a isoform X2 translates to MFRKQQIPETSSFVLIDDNSSYPDDIYTENDTHILRAHEKGQKHILLMATTRTGSSFVGEFFNQQGADMFYLFEPLWHVEVMLSLGTNGTNSSTSPWVYRDVLKHLFLCDFSLLERFINPPPKNHVTPDLFRRESSVALCEKQVCTPVIKGIFEKYHCRTRRCGPLNLTLASEVCQKKRNRVIKTVRVTQLDTLRSLLEDPQLDVRLIQLVRDPRATLASRIVAFPSKYQDWKSWAVNENVSVKEEEVKRLEGNCNNIRMSAELGLSLPKWLEKRYMLVRYEDIARYPMQKAAEMYNFTGIPFTSQTRDWILKNTHSHSSGIFSTQKNSSEQVEKWRFKIPFKLAQFVQEVCGPTMKLFGYRFVDNEQSLVNKSFSLLEEKTFHFS, encoded by the coding sequence ATGTTCAGAAAACAGCAAATCCCAGAGACGTCTTCTTTTGTGCTAATAGATGACAACAGCTCCTATCCAGATGATATTTATACCGAAAACGACACTCACATCTTAAGGGCCCATGAGAAAGGCCAGAAGCACATTCTCTTGATGGCTACCACTCGTACAGGTTCTTCTTTTGTGGGGGAATTCTTCAATCAACAGGGCGCCGATATGTTTTACCTCTTTGAGCCGCTGTGGCATGTGGAGGTGATGCTGTCGCTTGGCACAAATGGCACAAATTCCAGCACGTCTCCGTGGGTCTACAGAGACGTCCTGAAGCATCTCTTCTTGTGCGACTTCTCTCTGTTGGAGCGCTTCATTAACCCCCCGCCCAAGAACCACGTCACCCCTGACCTGTTCCGCAGGGAGTCCAGTGTAGCTCTGTGTGAGAAGCAGGTCTGCACACCGGTCATAAAAGGCATTTTCGAGAAGTACCACTGCAGGACGAGGCGGTGCGGGCCACTCAACCTGACCCTGGCGTCTGAGGTCTGCCAAAAAAAGCGAAACAGGGTTATCAAAACTGTCAGGGTCACACAACTAGACACACTACGTTCTCTGTTAGAGGACCCGCAGCTGGATGTCAGACTCATACAGCTGGTGAGAGACCCTCGGGCCACCCTGGCATCAAGGATAGTAGCTTTTCCAAGTAAGTACCAGGATTGGAAAAGCTGGGctgtaaatgaaaatgtatcTGTTAAGGAAGAGGAGGTTAAACGTCTGGAAGGAAACTGCAACAACATTCGCATGTCTGCCGAGCTGGGCTTGAGTCTGCCTAAATGGTTGGAAAAGCGGTACATGTTAGTGCGTTACGAGGACATCGCCAGGTACCCCATGCAGAAAGCAGCAGAAATGTACAATTTCACAGGGATTCCATTTACATCGCAAACAAGGGACTGGATCCTAAAAAACACGCACTCGCACTCCAGCGGTATATTTTCCACCCAAAAAAACTCTTCGGAGCAGGTGGAAAAATGGCGCTTTAAGATACCTTTCAAATTGGCCCAATTTGTACAGGAAGTTTGTGGACCAACCATGAAACTTTTTGGCTATAGGTTCGTAGACAATGAACAGTCATTGGTAAACAAATCGTTTAGTTTGCTtgaagagaaaacatttcatttttcatAG
- the chst3a gene encoding carbohydrate sulfotransferase 3a isoform X1, with translation MMRMRNKYAIIIICILALFIIEKENNIILRVSDKLAMFRKQQIPETSSFVLIDDNSSYPDDIYTENDTHILRAHEKGQKHILLMATTRTGSSFVGEFFNQQGADMFYLFEPLWHVEVMLSLGTNGTNSSTSPWVYRDVLKHLFLCDFSLLERFINPPPKNHVTPDLFRRESSVALCEKQVCTPVIKGIFEKYHCRTRRCGPLNLTLASEVCQKKRNRVIKTVRVTQLDTLRSLLEDPQLDVRLIQLVRDPRATLASRIVAFPSKYQDWKSWAVNENVSVKEEEVKRLEGNCNNIRMSAELGLSLPKWLEKRYMLVRYEDIARYPMQKAAEMYNFTGIPFTSQTRDWILKNTHSHSSGIFSTQKNSSEQVEKWRFKIPFKLAQFVQEVCGPTMKLFGYRFVDNEQSLVNKSFSLLEEKTFHFS, from the coding sequence GGTTTCAGATAAGCTGGCAATGTTCAGAAAACAGCAAATCCCAGAGACGTCTTCTTTTGTGCTAATAGATGACAACAGCTCCTATCCAGATGATATTTATACCGAAAACGACACTCACATCTTAAGGGCCCATGAGAAAGGCCAGAAGCACATTCTCTTGATGGCTACCACTCGTACAGGTTCTTCTTTTGTGGGGGAATTCTTCAATCAACAGGGCGCCGATATGTTTTACCTCTTTGAGCCGCTGTGGCATGTGGAGGTGATGCTGTCGCTTGGCACAAATGGCACAAATTCCAGCACGTCTCCGTGGGTCTACAGAGACGTCCTGAAGCATCTCTTCTTGTGCGACTTCTCTCTGTTGGAGCGCTTCATTAACCCCCCGCCCAAGAACCACGTCACCCCTGACCTGTTCCGCAGGGAGTCCAGTGTAGCTCTGTGTGAGAAGCAGGTCTGCACACCGGTCATAAAAGGCATTTTCGAGAAGTACCACTGCAGGACGAGGCGGTGCGGGCCACTCAACCTGACCCTGGCGTCTGAGGTCTGCCAAAAAAAGCGAAACAGGGTTATCAAAACTGTCAGGGTCACACAACTAGACACACTACGTTCTCTGTTAGAGGACCCGCAGCTGGATGTCAGACTCATACAGCTGGTGAGAGACCCTCGGGCCACCCTGGCATCAAGGATAGTAGCTTTTCCAAGTAAGTACCAGGATTGGAAAAGCTGGGctgtaaatgaaaatgtatcTGTTAAGGAAGAGGAGGTTAAACGTCTGGAAGGAAACTGCAACAACATTCGCATGTCTGCCGAGCTGGGCTTGAGTCTGCCTAAATGGTTGGAAAAGCGGTACATGTTAGTGCGTTACGAGGACATCGCCAGGTACCCCATGCAGAAAGCAGCAGAAATGTACAATTTCACAGGGATTCCATTTACATCGCAAACAAGGGACTGGATCCTAAAAAACACGCACTCGCACTCCAGCGGTATATTTTCCACCCAAAAAAACTCTTCGGAGCAGGTGGAAAAATGGCGCTTTAAGATACCTTTCAAATTGGCCCAATTTGTACAGGAAGTTTGTGGACCAACCATGAAACTTTTTGGCTATAGGTTCGTAGACAATGAACAGTCATTGGTAAACAAATCGTTTAGTTTGCTtgaagagaaaacatttcatttttcatAG